The Methylomonas montana DNA window ACCACGATCGGCAAAATCGGCGACGGCGGCTCGCGGCGTGATGGCGGATTGCGATTTTCGCCTCTCGGCAGAGGAGGTGATTCTTGATTTCCGCCTTCCGGTGGCGGTCTGTCGAAACCGAATGGCGGCGGGGCGATTGCCGGTAACGGCGATTTGAGCGCGTCGGCAAAACCGTGCTCGGGCAAGGGCACGAATAGCAAATAGCGATGGCCGTCGTCGGCCGATACCATCTTGATGGCGTCGGGGTACCGGCCTTGTAAAAATAGCGCTCTGGCCTGTTGCAAAACTTCCGGTGCCAGCGGTCGGTCCAGTAGCTCCCGGTTCATATCGTCCACCGCATAAATGGATGGGAAGCGGGTGTTTTGCAGGGTTTGGATGAAGTCTCGCAAGCTGTCGATCCCGCCATGCGGCAGTACGCTTGCGGCTAGAGTGACTAAAGAGGCGCGCCTGACATCGATGGTGTCGGCTTGATCGACGATTTGATTTTCGCGCGCGGCATGGCGCAACCAGACGGTGGTGCCGACGCCGATACCTGCCGTTAACAGCGCCAGCCAAAATGCAAAGAAAAACTTCCAGAACAGGCGGCCCATCTTATTCCTTGATCAACTGGTAACCTTGGCCGCGCACGGTTTGGATGTAGGAACGGCCGTCCGCTTGGTTGCCTAGTTTCTGGCGGATGCTGCTCATATGCACGTCTATGCTTCTATCGAAACGCGCCAGTGGCCGGCCCAGGCCTTTTTCGGATAGCTCGTGTTTGCTGACGATATGGCCGACTCGGCTGGCCAGGGTTTCCAATAGATTGAATTCGGTGCTGGTCAGATCCAGGTCTTGCTCAAACCAGGAGGCCTTACGCCTTTCCGGCCATATTTTCAAAGGGCCGGCCACGATCGGGCCTTGCGGATTTGCTGGCTTGGCTTGGGTCCGTCGCAAAATGGCGCGGATTCTCGCGGCCAACTCTCTGGGAGTACAAGGTTTGGGGACGTAATCGTCGGCGCCCGATTCCAAACCGATAATCCGGTCCACATCGTCGCCCTTGGCGGTAAACATCAGTACGGGAATCCGGCTTTCCTGACGGATACGCGCCAAGATTTCGGTGCCTTTGATGTCGGGCAGCATGATGTCCAGAATCACCAGCTGACAATCGCCGGACAGGGCAGACTGCAAGCCTGCCGCGCCGGTGTGGGCCAAGTCGAC harbors:
- a CDS encoding response regulator transcription factor, which produces MNKVLIIDDDEELAGLFQEYLQQEGFTVDLAHTGAAGLQSALSGDCQLVILDIMLPDIKGTEILARIRQESRIPVLMFTAKGDDVDRIIGLESGADDYVPKPCTPRELAARIRAILRRTQAKPANPQGPIVAGPLKIWPERRKASWFEQDLDLTSTEFNLLETLASRVGHIVSKHELSEKGLGRPLARFDRSIDVHMSSIRQKLGNQADGRSYIQTVRGQGYQLIKE